The region GCGTATTGGACTCCCAGCTCCTGTAGGACTTTCACGGTCTCTTCGTTCTCTACGAACTCTCCTACCACCCCTACCTGGAGCTCCTCCCCCAGTGTTGAGATGATTTTTATGACTTTTTTAACAAATGAGTCGCTCTCTACGTCCTTTATGAGGGTGCCGTCTATCTTCAGGAACTTGAGGATGCCCTTCTTGGCCAGTTCAACCAGGGTTCTAAGCGACGAGTACCCTTTGCCGAAGTCGTCTATTATGAAGTAGATTTTGTGGTTCTTTGAGACCTCCTCTACAACCTGGGTGTTCTCTACGAAGCGCTGCTCTGTAAGCTCGAGGGTTACCCCGGTTTCACCGAAGCTCTCTACAAAGGATTGAAGCTCCTTTATGTAGTTGGGGTCGAGGAGCGACTGGAAGCTTACGTTGATGAAGAGTCTGTTGGTTATGCGCTTTATGAGGTTTGCCTTCTCTTTGAGGCGTTTTATAACCAGTGTGTCGAACTCCTCTATAAGGTGGAGGTTGTAGATGGCGTCTATGAATATTCCGGCCGGTATGAGCTTCTCCCCGTCCTTTATCCTGCCCAGAACCTCCAGCGTAAAGAGCTCCCTTGTATCTACGGTGTAAATGGGCTGAAAGACAACGTCTACCTCTCCGTTTTTTATCTTCTTCAGAACGAAGTGCTCGTTGTACTTCTCGTTTAGAATCTCCTCTATTTTCCTCTGGCCCTCGTTTCCGCTCAGGTAAAGGCGGTCTCTGTTGAGCTTTTTCGCCTCCTTCTTCAGGTTGGAGAAGACCTTTATCAGCTCCTCCGGCGTTACCTGGCCGAAGGGAGGAAGCTCCACGCCCACAACAAGGGCTTTCAGGTGGAGCCTTTTCCCCTCGGCTTCCGCCGGCTCCTTGAGGGCTTTCTCCACCTTCTCAAGGAGCCGCTTTCCGCTTCCCGTTGTCAGGAGGTAGAGGTCTGCGGTTACGCCCTTAATGAGGAGCTCGGTTTCTGGCTCTATCTCCCTTTTGAGGCGCTTAATAATCTCCTTTATTGCGCCGGTTACTATTCCCTCCCCGTATATTGCGTTTAGCGACTTTAGTCCCTGGAAGTCGACCATAAAAACGGTGATTCTTCCCTCTCTCTGGAGGAACTGAATCAGCTTGAAGAAGCTGTGCTCAAGGTCGGAGTAGGTAACGAAGTAGAGCTCACCGAGAACCTGGGTGAACCTTATCACCTGCTCTTTTAAGTCTTTAAAGACCAGGTAGGCCTCGTTGAACTGTTTCTTGGAGCAGTAGTAGTAGAGAGAGTCGGCAAGCTTGTGGATGAGGCGGTGGAGCTCGTCAAGGTAGGAGCAGAGGTTCTTGTCCATGCACACCATAAGGGACTCGGGGTAGTTGAGAACCTTTGTGAACTCACACTCTTTGTAGTTCTTAAGGGGAAACCGGGAAAGCTCGAGGTCGGCTATGCTCTCAGAGAGCTCCTCTATCCACTTTGCGTGTTTTTTAAAGAGCAGGTGCTCCTTAAAAGGGGAGTCTAAGACCCGTCTCAGCTCAAGGGCCTCCTTCTTCAGGTAAGCCCTTGCCACGGCGTTGAGGAGCTTCTGTAGCTTCCTCGAAACCTCAAAGAGCTGCAGTCTATCTATCTCCTTCTCTGCAAGCTGTTCAACCAGCTTCTCCTTTGCCGCGGTAACTGCTCTATATATGGCAACGTAGGGAACCTGGTAGAGCCTAACGCTCTCTTCAACTTTACCGTTGAGCCTGTTTTTACCTTCAAGGTTTTCAAGGAACAGGTTTAAAAGCGTTTTCTGGAGTTTTACGAGCTCTTTAAAGGCCCTCTCCTCCTTTACGAACTCCCTGACGAACGGGTCCCTTGAGAACTCCCTCTCTATCTCCTTGAGGAAGTCGGGAAGCAGCGACTTTAAAAGCTTAAGACTCTCTCTATCCATACTCTCCTCCGCCTACTTCCCATTTTCGGCCTTCTTGAACGCTTTTTAAGGGAGAAATTCCCCCTTCTACTGTTGACACCTCCGCCGCCGTTTCCTATATTTCCCAGTGTCAACGCGTGGGCGGATAGCTCAGCTGGGAGAGCGCCAGCCTTACAAGCTGGAGGTCACAGGTTCGATCCCTGTTCCGCCCACCACTTCCACGGGGACGTAGTTCAGTTCTGGTTAGAACGCCGGCCTGTCACGCCGGAGGTCGCGGGTTCGAGTCCCGTCGTCCCCGCCACTTCCCCCTCCAATCCGAGTAATCCCTTGCCCCGCCTGTATAATCTTCGTTTAGAGACTATCCCCGGGGAGGAGTTATGAAACTCACCGGCAAGACCGCCGTTTACGGCATAATAGGCCATCCGGTTAAGCACTCCCTCTCTCCGCTGATGCAGACGGCCGCTTTTGAGGCTCTCGGTATAGATGCCGTTTACGTTCCCTTCAACCTCGCCCCCCAAAATTTGAAGGAGGGTATAGAGGGCCTGAGAGTTCTCGGAGTGAAGGGTTTTAACGTTACCGTTCCCCATAAGGAGCAAGTTGCCGAGCTTGTGGACTTCCTTGAAGGTGACGCAGAGTTCCTGGGGGCCGTTAACACCGTAAAGAACGAGGAGGGGCAGCTTACCGGTTACAATACCGACGCCGAAGGTTTCTTGCGCTCGCTCCTTGAAGAGGGCGTAGAGCTTGAGGGGAAGAAGGCCCTGATGTTCGGTGCCGGGGGAGCGGCAAGGGCCGTAGGCTACGCCCTTTTAAAGGGGGGAGTTAAGTTCCTGCACGTTGTAAACAGGAGCTTCCCCAAGGCCAAAGCCCTCGGCGAGCTCCTCTCGAGGCGGGGAAACGTCCTCGTTTACCCTCTGAGGGACTCGGTTGTGGAAACGCTCCTTGATGAGGCTGATATTATCGTAAACACCACCTCTTTGGGCCTTCACCCCCAAGACCCTCAGCTCTTCGACTACTCTAAAATCCCCGAAGAGAAGGTGGTAGTTGATATTATCTACAACCCGCCCCTTACCCCTTTACTCAAAGCGGCCAAGGAGAGAGGCTGTAAGGTTATAAACGGCCTCGGGATGCTGATTCACCAGGGGGCTGTTGCCTTTGAAATCTGGACCGGCCAGAAGGCTCCGGTTAAGGTTATGAGAGAGGTTCTCGAAGGAGAGCTGTATGGTTAACTTCCTCAGGGAGCTTGTAAACTCCGAGGTGTGGCACCTATACGAGCCTTACCTCGTTTCTCTCCTTCTGGGCGGCCTTTTGGGGGTGGAGAGGGAGTTTAAAAAACAGAAGGAGGGAACTCCCTCTTTCGGCGGCATCAGAACTTTCATACTCATATCTCTCCTCGGCACCGTTTCTGCCCACCTGGCAGCTGTTTACAACCAGTGGTTCTTAATGGTGGTCTTCGGTGCAGTAACTCTTCTGGTTCTCCTCGCCCAGTTCCTTGAAGGGCTGCCGGGACTAACGTCGGAGGTTTCGGCCCTTTTAACCTTCTCCATAGGGGCACTCTGTTATTTTCGGGAGTTTCAGCTGGCCTCGCTCCTTGCGGTTATGGTGCTCTTTGTGCTCTCCTTTAAGGAGCAGATGCACCGGTTCGTAAAGCACCTTACGCTGGAAGACCTCTACGCCTTCTTGAAGTTTGCGGCCGTTACGGTTGTTATCTACCCGCTCCTTCCCGACAGGAACTTCCACGGGGTCAACCCCAAAGAAGTGTGGACTATGGTTGTTGTTATCTCCTCTATAGACTTCCTCGGTTACGTTTTAACCAAGCTTATAGGTAAGAGGGGGATTCTCGTTGCCGGTTTTGTGGGCGGGCTCGTCTCTTCAACTGCGGTTACTGCAACTTTTTCCCCCTTGGCAAGGCTCAACCCTTCTCTCACCAGGGAGTACGGCGCCGGTATAGTGGGAGCTTCCGCCATAATGTTCCCCCGTATGACCCTACTTGCGGCCATAATAAGCCCTTACTTTGCCAAGTTCCTCCTCATCCCCTCTATGGTTGCCTTTGCCTTCGGGATGCTCTTTGCCTACAGGCTTACAAGCGGCAAGGGGGCGGAGGAGACCCAGGTGAAGATAGAAAACCCCTTTGAGCTCTCAACGGCCTTTAAGTTTGGCCTCTTTTACGCCTTTGTCCTATTTGCCTCGAGGAACGCCCTGAAGTACTTCGGAAACTACGGCCTTTACGGGGTTGCCGCCATCTCCGGTTTGGCAGATGTAGACCCTTTAACCCTTTCCGTTTCCAAGCTCTACGCCTCGGCCTCGGTTGCCCTGTTGCCGGCGATAATTGCCGTTCTGCTTTCGGCCTTTGTTAACACGCTTTTTAAGTGGTTCCTTACGCTTTCTATGGGAACAAAGGAGCTCTTTAAGGTTACAACGCCCGGGTTTATCGCCCTTGCCGTAGGCGAGGCTGTGGGGGTTGCGCTCCTCTGGATGGCGGGCTTCAGGTAGGGAGGGTAAAGGGGCGGAAGCTCCGCCCCTGTTGGTTACTGAACGGGGTAAACGCTTACGAACTTCTTGTTACGGCGGGTTTCAAACTTTACAACGCCGTCTATCAGGGCAAAGAGGGTGTAGTCGCTGCCCATTCCCACGTTCTGGCCGGGGTGGATGGAAGTTCCCCTCTGCCTTACGATGATGTTTCCGGCCTTAACGATTTGGCCGTCGTGCCTTTTTACTCCGAGCCTTTTTCCGATGGAGTCCCTACCGTTTTTGGTGGAACCCATACCTTTCTTATGTGCCATGGCGAACCTCCAATCGGCTTTCGGTTTAACCTACGATTTCGTTGATTTGAAGCTCTGTAAAGTGTTGACGGTGGCCGTACTTACGCTGGTAGTGCTTCTTGGCCTTGTACTTGAAAACGATAATCTTCTTACCCTTACCGTGCCTTACAACGGTGGCCTTAACCTTTGTTCCCTTGGCTTCAGGTCCTACCTTCACTTCTCCGTTGTCGCCCCTTACCATAAGGGCCTCAAACTCCACCTCGGACCCTTCAGGTAGGTTGAGCTTCTCAACCTTTATAACCTGACCGGGCTCCACTACGTACTGCTTACCGCCTGTCTTTATTACGGCATACATGGTGCAACCTCCGTGGTTGGTTAAAAGTGGACTGTTAATTTATAACAGCGGTGGCGGTAAGGTCAAGGAGAGGTTTGAGGAAATTCCTCTTTAAAACTGTTCCTTTTAAATATAATCGGATTTGAACCGGATTGGAGTTTCCGATGGTTCTCTACCCGACCCTGGTCCTCGACAGGACCTACCTTCCCGTCACAGTCTTTTCACACAAGAAGGCCTTCCTCCTTGAGGTTTTGGGCAGGTGCGAAGTTCTCCAGCACTACTTCTCGGTTTACCTCTACTCTCCTACAAAAAAGTTTCCCGCCCCTTTGGTTGTTAGGGTGCCCGTACTTCTGCGCCACTGGCAGACCGCCTCTCCCACGCGGAGGGCCGTTTTCATCCGCGACAACTTCACCTGTGCCTACTGCGGCCGCGTGGTGAAAGACAGCGATGCAACAATAGACCACGTTCTTCCCAAGAGCCGGGGCGGAGAGTGGAGCTGGGAGAACCTTGTGACCTGCTGCTGCGAGTGTAACCAGCGTAAAGGTGACAGAACGCCCGAAGAGGCTGGAATGGAGCTGCTGTTTAGGCCGAAGCGCCCCACGGCCTTCGAGGTTGAACTAAACCGCTGGAGGAGGCGGTTTAACAGGGAGTTCTTGGCCGTTCTCTCCCTTTACGGGGTGAGATTAGAAGAGGGGAAAACTGGATAGAGAGGGGTTACCTCTCTATCCAGTAGTTGGGAGCCTCTTTGGTGATTATTACGTCGTGAACGTGGGACTCTTTAAGGCCGGCCGCTGTTATCCTCACGAAGCGGGCCTTCTTCCTCATCTCCTCTATGTTGGCCGCTCCACAGTATCCCATTCCGGCCCTGAGTCCTCCTACGAGCTGGTGGATTGTGTCGGCCAGGGGTCCCCTGTAGGGAACCATTCCCTCTATACCTTCGGGAACGAGCTTCTTCTCCTCAACCTCGTTCTGGAAGTAGCGGTCTTTGCTTCCCTTCTTCATCGCCCCGAGGGAGCCCATCCCCCTGTAAACTTTGTAGCTCCTGCCCTGGTAGAGAATCAGCTCTCCGGGGCTCTCCTTGGTTCCGGCGAAGAGGCTGCCTATCATCACCACCCTTGCGCCTGCCCCGATTGCCTTGGCGATGTCTCCCGAGAACTTTATTCCGCCGTCAGCAATGATGGAGATGTCGTACTTGTCGGCAACCTCTGCACACTGGGCAACGGCGGTGAGCTGGGGAACGCCCACGCCTGCAACTATCCTGGTTGTGCAGATAGAACCCGGGCCTATGCCCACTTTAACTGCGTCTGCACCGGCCTTTATGAGAGCCTCTGTCCCTTCCGGTGTTGCAACGTTTCCGGCTATAACGTCTACGTCGGGCCAGCGGCTCTTTACCTTCTCTACCATCTCTATAACGCCCTTGGAGTGGCCGTGGGCGGTGTCTATCACTATAACGTCTACGCCGGCCTCAACCAGGGCCTCGGCCCTCTTCAGGGCCTCCTGGCCTACCCCTATTGCCGCGCCCACCATGAGCCTGCCGAGCTCGTCTTTGCAGGCGTTGGGGTACTTCTCCTTCTTCTCTATGTCCTTTATGGTTATGAGCCCTTTGAGGTAGCCGTTTTCGTCAACAACCGGGAGCTTCTCGATTTTGTACTTGTGGAGTATCTCCTTGGCCTCCTCTAATGTGGTGCCCACGGGAACGGTTCTGAGGTTCTCCTTGGTCATAACCTCGGCGATGCGCTTGGAGAAGTCTTTAACGAACCTGATGTCCCGGTTGGTGATTATCCCTACCAGCTTGCCCTCATCGTTTACAACGGGCAGGCCCGATATCTTGTACTTCTTCATGAGGGCTTCGGCCTCTGCTATCGTCTGCTCAGGCTTTACGGTAACGGGCTTTACTATCATTCCGCTTTCGCTTCTTTTAACCCTGTCTACCTCTTCGGCCTGCTCCTCTATCGACATGTTCTTGTGGATTATTCCGATTCCCCCTTCCCGGGCTATGGCTATTGCCAGCTCGGCCTCCGTTACCGTGTCCATGGCGGCGCTCATTATGGGGATGTTGAGGGTTATCTTCTTTGTGAGCTTCGTCCTTACGTCTACCTGAGTTGGAAGAACTTCCGAGTAGTTGGGAACCAGGAGAACGTCGTCAAATGTAAGGGCTTCCTTTACCTCTCTGCCCAGCATATTTTCCTCCTTGAAAACTTTAGGCAATTATAGTTTTGCTGTTACAATTGGGCAAGTAGGAGGTGGCCTTTGGAGAAGAAGCTCTGGGGTGGAAGGTTCAAGGAGAGCACAAACAAGCTGGTTGAGCAGTTTACCGAATCGGTCTCCTACGATAAACGTTTGGCCCCCTTCGATATAGCCGGAAGCGTGGCCCACGTGAGAATGCTCGCCAAGCAGGGAATCCTCTCTAAGGAGGAGGCGGACAGAATCGTTGAAGGCCTCCACAAAGTCCTTGAAGAGGTTGAGAGCGGGAAGTTTGAGTGGAAGACCGAGCTTGAAGACGTTCACATGAACGTTGAGAAGAGGCTCACAGAGCTTGTGGGCCCCGTGGGGGGGAAGCTCCACACCGGTCGCTCCCGCAACGACCAGGTTGCAACCGATGTGCGCCTTTACGTTCGCCACGAGATAGAGGAGGTTTTGAAGCTCCTTAAAGAGCTTCGCCGCGCATTCCTGAAGCAGGCCGAGGAGCACATAGACGTTGTTATGCCCGGCTACACCCACCTTCAGATAGCCCAGCCCGTTCTCTACTCCCACCACATGCTTGCCTACTACCACATGTTCAAGCGGGATGAGGAGCGATTCAGGGATACACTGAAGAGGGTGAACGTCTCACCCTTAGGTTCTGCCGCCCTTGCCGGAACCAGCTACCCCCTCGACAGGGAGTTCACTGCGGAGCTTTTGGGGTTCGAGGGGGTTACCCGCAACAGTATGGACGCAGTAAGCGACAGGGACTTTGTAGCCGAGACTATATTTAACTGCGCCATGGTTATGATGCACCTGTCCCGCCTATCCGAGGAGCTCATCATCTGGTCTACCGAAGAGTTCGGCTTTATCGAGCTTCCCGACGCCTTCTGCACCGGAAGCTCCATAATGCCCCAGAAGAAAAACCCCGACGTTTCCGAGCTCACCCGGGGTAAAACCGGAAGGGTTTACGGCGACCTCATGGCCATTCTCACGATACTGAAAGGGCTTCCCCTCACCTACAACAGGGACCTTCAGGAGGACAAGGAGCCCCTGTTCGACGCCCTCGACACCGTTAAAATGGCCCTTAAAGTTAACGCCCTTGTAGTTGCCGGTATGAAACCGAAGGCCGAAAGGATGAGAGAACAGGCCCGCAAAGGTTTCTCCCTTGCCACAGACCTTGCAGACTACCTCGCCAAAAAGGGGATGCCCTTCCGTGAAGCCCACAGGGTTGTGGGCGAGCTTGTGGCCTACTGCCTCGATACCGGTAAGGAGCTCGACCAGCTCACCCTTGAGGAGTTTAAGAGGTTCTCAGACCTTTTTGGGGAAGACGTCCTCTCGCTCATGAGCGTTGAGGGCTCTGTAAACAGCAGAAACGTAATAGGCGGAACGGCCAGAGAGCAGGTTCTTAAAGAGATAGAGCGGATAAAGAGCGAAGAGTCCTTTTAAGTAAAATCCGGAGGTTGTCATGGTAAGGTTTGAGCCCTCCTTCTTCACCCGGAGGAACAGAGATATAGACGAAGTTACCCTTAGGGCCTTAGCCCGTGAGGTGAGGAAGGACATACTCAAAATGACCTCTGAGGCCCAGTCGGGGCACCCCGGCGGAGCCATGTCTGCGGCCGACATAATAGTCACCCTCTACTACTACAAAATGCGTCACAACCCCGAAAACCCCAAGTGGGAAGAGAGAGACCGCTTTGTCCTCTCTAAGGGACACGTCTGCCCGGCCCTCTACTCGGTGCTTGCCCGCACCGGCTACTTCCCCCTGGAGAAACTCCACGAGTTCAGGAGGCTCGACGGAGACCTCCAGGGCCACCCCGACATGCACAAAACGCCGGGAATAGAGATAAGCACCGGTAGCTTGGGTCACGGTATCGGTGCGGCCGTTGGAATGGCCATGGGGCTGAAGCTGAGCGGAAGCGACAGCAAGGTTTACTGTATGATAGGCGACGGTGAAGCCCAGGAGGGCAGCGTTTGGGAAGCCTCAATGGCGGCCTCCCACTACAACCTTGACAACCTCGTTGTAATTCTCGACAACAACAACCTCCAGATAGACGGCCCCGTAGACGAGGTGATGTCCATCTACCCGGCGGTTGAGAAGTGGAAGGCCTTCGGCTGGCACGTTGTTGAGATAAACGGCCACGACTTTAAAGAGATAAAAGCTGCCCTTGATGAGGCGGACACGGTGAAGTACAAGCCGACTATGATTATCGCCAAAACCGTTAAGGGTAAGGGGGTCTCCTTCATGGAGAACAGGGCCGAGTGGCACGGAAAGGCCCTGCCGCCGGAGCTCCTTAAAGAAGCCCTGAAAGAGCTGGGAGAAATAGTTTAACCCGGAGGAGAGTATGGAGAAGGTAAGCCTTAGGGACGCCTACGGCGATACGCTCGTTGAGCTCGGCAGGGAGGATGAACGGATAGTTGTCCTCGATGCCGACCTTTCCGGCTCAACGAAAACTGCCAAGTTTGCAAAAGCTTTCCCGGAGCGCTTTTTCAATATGGGAATTGCAGAGATAAACATGATGAACACCGCCGCCGGCCTTGCCACAACCGGCAAGATTCCCTTTGTGAGCACCTTTGCCATTTTCGGAACGGGAAGGGCCTGGGAGGCGGTAAGGCAGACGATATGTTACCCGAACTTGAGCGTCAAAATCGTCTGCACTCACGGCGGCATTACCGTAGGTGAAGACGGCGCAAGCCACCAGGCCCTTGAAGACGTTGCCAACATGAGGAACATCCCCAACATGAGGGTCATCGTTCCCGCAGACGACATTGAGACCCGCCAGGTTATAAGGAAAATCGCCTACACTCCCGGCCCCTTCTACGTAAGGCTCACCAGGGAGAAGTTCCCGAGGATTTTCGACGAAACCTACACCTTTGAAATCGGTAAGGGTCACGTTCTCAGGGAGGGAGAGGACGTTACCGTAATTGCGAACGGCGTTATGACCCACTTTGCCCTTCTTGCCGCCGAGGAGCTCGAGAAGGAGGGGATTTCTGTAGAGGTTATCCATATGCCTACGGTTAAACCAATAGATAAGGAACTTATAGTAAAATCGGCCCAAAAGACGAAGGCCGTTGTAACGGCCGAAGAGCACTCTATAATCGGGGGACTGGGCTCTGCCGTTGCCGAGGTTCTCGTTGAGAACTACCCCGTGCCCATGGAGAGGCTCGGAACTCCCGACGTTTTCGGCCGTTCCGGAAAGGGCTGGGAGCTTCTCCACTACTTCAAGCTCGACGATAAGGGTATTGTTGAGAAGGTGAAAAAAGTTTTAGAGAGGAAGTAGATGAAAAAGGCCGTCAAGCTCTCCCTCTTTGTTCTCTTCTTCCTTGCCGCCGTAGTTCTGATAGGGAAACACTCGGTGGTTTCCATAGCAAGGGCCTCTCAGGACTCTCAGCAGGAGCTGAAGTACATAAGGCTCTTTATGGAGGCCTACCAGCTGGTTAAGGAGAAGTACGTTGAACCTAAAACCCCCAAGACCCTCTTTGAGGGTGCGATTCAGGGAATGCTCAACAAGCTCGACCCCCACTGTACCCTCTTCACCCCCGACCAGCTTAAGGAGTTTCAGGTTGAAACCAGCGGTGAGTTTGGGGGCCTCGGCATTCAGATTACCAAGACTAAAGACGGCCGGCTGATGATAATAGCTCCCATAGAGGGCACTCCTGCCTACAAGGCGGGTATAAAGCCCGGAGACGTAATCGTTAAGATAGACGGCAAGAAGGTTACCCCCAGCATGACCCTCATGGAAGCCGTGAAGCTCATGAGGGGTAAACCGGGAACCAAGATAACCATCTGGATATGGCGTAAAGGCTGGGCCGAGCCCAAGCCCTTTACAATCACGAGGGCCGTTATAAAGATTAAGAGCGTGAAGTACCGTATACTCCCGGGGAACATAGGCTACATAAGGTTTACCATCTTCCAGAGGACCTCCGTAGACGAGTTTAAGAAGGCTCTTGAGGCCCTGAAGAAGCACAAAGGGCTTCAGGGCATTATCGTTGACCTGAGGAACAACCCGGGAGGTCTCCTCGATTCGGCCGTTGCCATAAGCGACTTCTTCCTTCCCAAAGGAGACCTTATCGTTTACACGAAGGGGCGCATCCCCGAGAGCGTTAAGAGCTACTACTCCCTCCACAACCCCGTGATACCCACCGACATTCCGGTTGTGATGCTCGTTAACGGGGGAACTGCAAGCGCCGCCGAGATTCTCACCGGAGCCCTGAGGTACAACGACAGGGCCGTTGTTGTAGGTGAGAAAACCTTCGGTAAGGGCTCCGTTCAGACCCTCTACCCCTTGGATATGGGCTACGCAATCAAGATAACAACGGCCAAGTACTACATGCCCAATCACCAGTGTATAGACGGTAAGGGGATTAAGCCCGACATAGAGGTGAAGCTCTCCAAAGAGGACATAGAGTTCTTCAAGAAGGAGGCCAAAGAGGTTGAGGCCCACCCTGAGAAGACCGAAGAGGTGAGGAAGCAGCAGGAGAAGTGGATAGACGCCCAGCTTAAGAGGGCTATGGAGGTTATAAAGGAGTTCCACCTCTTTAAGATGATGGAGTCTCCCAAGGGCAAGGAGGGTAAAAAGGCGGCATGATTTTTACCCTCCACGGCTGGAGCTTCAGCTCCTCCGTTTGGGAAGGAACGCCCTT is a window of Thermovibrio ammonificans HB-1 DNA encoding:
- the argH gene encoding argininosuccinate lyase is translated as MEKKLWGGRFKESTNKLVEQFTESVSYDKRLAPFDIAGSVAHVRMLAKQGILSKEEADRIVEGLHKVLEEVESGKFEWKTELEDVHMNVEKRLTELVGPVGGKLHTGRSRNDQVATDVRLYVRHEIEEVLKLLKELRRAFLKQAEEHIDVVMPGYTHLQIAQPVLYSHHMLAYYHMFKRDEERFRDTLKRVNVSPLGSAALAGTSYPLDREFTAELLGFEGVTRNSMDAVSDRDFVAETIFNCAMVMMHLSRLSEELIIWSTEEFGFIELPDAFCTGSSIMPQKKNPDVSELTRGKTGRVYGDLMAILTILKGLPLTYNRDLQEDKEPLFDALDTVKMALKVNALVVAGMKPKAERMREQARKGFSLATDLADYLAKKGMPFREAHRVVGELVAYCLDTGKELDQLTLEEFKRFSDLFGEDVLSLMSVEGSVNSRNVIGGTAREQVLKEIERIKSEESF
- a CDS encoding HNH endonuclease, with protein sequence MVLYPTLVLDRTYLPVTVFSHKKAFLLEVLGRCEVLQHYFSVYLYSPTKKFPAPLVVRVPVLLRHWQTASPTRRAVFIRDNFTCAYCGRVVKDSDATIDHVLPKSRGGEWSWENLVTCCCECNQRKGDRTPEEAGMELLFRPKRPTAFEVELNRWRRRFNREFLAVLSLYGVRLEEGKTG
- a CDS encoding EAL domain-containing protein — its product is MDRESLKLLKSLLPDFLKEIEREFSRDPFVREFVKEERAFKELVKLQKTLLNLFLENLEGKNRLNGKVEESVRLYQVPYVAIYRAVTAAKEKLVEQLAEKEIDRLQLFEVSRKLQKLLNAVARAYLKKEALELRRVLDSPFKEHLLFKKHAKWIEELSESIADLELSRFPLKNYKECEFTKVLNYPESLMVCMDKNLCSYLDELHRLIHKLADSLYYYCSKKQFNEAYLVFKDLKEQVIRFTQVLGELYFVTYSDLEHSFFKLIQFLQREGRITVFMVDFQGLKSLNAIYGEGIVTGAIKEIIKRLKREIEPETELLIKGVTADLYLLTTGSGKRLLEKVEKALKEPAEAEGKRLHLKALVVGVELPPFGQVTPEELIKVFSNLKKEAKKLNRDRLYLSGNEGQRKIEEILNEKYNEHFVLKKIKNGEVDVVFQPIYTVDTRELFTLEVLGRIKDGEKLIPAGIFIDAIYNLHLIEEFDTLVIKRLKEKANLIKRITNRLFINVSFQSLLDPNYIKELQSFVESFGETGVTLELTEQRFVENTQVVEEVSKNHKIYFIIDDFGKGYSSLRTLVELAKKGILKFLKIDGTLIKDVESDSFVKKVIKIISTLGEELQVGVVGEFVENEETVKVLQELGVQYAQGYYLSKPLTLEELLVKIVEEG
- a CDS encoding shikimate dehydrogenase; amino-acid sequence: MKLTGKTAVYGIIGHPVKHSLSPLMQTAAFEALGIDAVYVPFNLAPQNLKEGIEGLRVLGVKGFNVTVPHKEQVAELVDFLEGDAEFLGAVNTVKNEEGQLTGYNTDAEGFLRSLLEEGVELEGKKALMFGAGGAARAVGYALLKGGVKFLHVVNRSFPKAKALGELLSRRGNVLVYPLRDSVVETLLDEADIIVNTTSLGLHPQDPQLFDYSKIPEEKVVVDIIYNPPLTPLLKAAKERGCKVINGLGMLIHQGAVAFEIWTGQKAPVKVMREVLEGELYG
- the rpmA gene encoding 50S ribosomal protein L27, encoding MAHKKGMGSTKNGRDSIGKRLGVKRHDGQIVKAGNIIVRQRGTSIHPGQNVGMGSDYTLFALIDGVVKFETRRNKKFVSVYPVQ
- the rplU gene encoding 50S ribosomal protein L21 codes for the protein MYAVIKTGGKQYVVEPGQVIKVEKLNLPEGSEVEFEALMVRGDNGEVKVGPEAKGTKVKATVVRHGKGKKIIVFKYKAKKHYQRKYGHRQHFTELQINEIVG
- a CDS encoding transketolase family protein, giving the protein MEKVSLRDAYGDTLVELGREDERIVVLDADLSGSTKTAKFAKAFPERFFNMGIAEINMMNTAAGLATTGKIPFVSTFAIFGTGRAWEAVRQTICYPNLSVKIVCTHGGITVGEDGASHQALEDVANMRNIPNMRVIVPADDIETRQVIRKIAYTPGPFYVRLTREKFPRIFDETYTFEIGKGHVLREGEDVTVIANGVMTHFALLAAEELEKEGISVEVIHMPTVKPIDKELIVKSAQKTKAVVTAEEHSIIGGLGSAVAEVLVENYPVPMERLGTPDVFGRSGKGWELLHYFKLDDKGIVEKVKKVLERK
- the guaB gene encoding IMP dehydrogenase; this encodes MLGREVKEALTFDDVLLVPNYSEVLPTQVDVRTKLTKKITLNIPIMSAAMDTVTEAELAIAIAREGGIGIIHKNMSIEEQAEEVDRVKRSESGMIVKPVTVKPEQTIAEAEALMKKYKISGLPVVNDEGKLVGIITNRDIRFVKDFSKRIAEVMTKENLRTVPVGTTLEEAKEILHKYKIEKLPVVDENGYLKGLITIKDIEKKEKYPNACKDELGRLMVGAAIGVGQEALKRAEALVEAGVDVIVIDTAHGHSKGVIEMVEKVKSRWPDVDVIAGNVATPEGTEALIKAGADAVKVGIGPGSICTTRIVAGVGVPQLTAVAQCAEVADKYDISIIADGGIKFSGDIAKAIGAGARVVMIGSLFAGTKESPGELILYQGRSYKVYRGMGSLGAMKKGSKDRYFQNEVEEKKLVPEGIEGMVPYRGPLADTIHQLVGGLRAGMGYCGAANIEEMRKKARFVRITAAGLKESHVHDVIITKEAPNYWIER
- a CDS encoding transketolase; the protein is MVRFEPSFFTRRNRDIDEVTLRALAREVRKDILKMTSEAQSGHPGGAMSAADIIVTLYYYKMRHNPENPKWEERDRFVLSKGHVCPALYSVLARTGYFPLEKLHEFRRLDGDLQGHPDMHKTPGIEISTGSLGHGIGAAVGMAMGLKLSGSDSKVYCMIGDGEAQEGSVWEASMAASHYNLDNLVVILDNNNLQIDGPVDEVMSIYPAVEKWKAFGWHVVEINGHDFKEIKAALDEADTVKYKPTMIIAKTVKGKGVSFMENRAEWHGKALPPELLKEALKELGEIV
- a CDS encoding MgtC/SapB family protein, whose product is MVNFLRELVNSEVWHLYEPYLVSLLLGGLLGVEREFKKQKEGTPSFGGIRTFILISLLGTVSAHLAAVYNQWFLMVVFGAVTLLVLLAQFLEGLPGLTSEVSALLTFSIGALCYFREFQLASLLAVMVLFVLSFKEQMHRFVKHLTLEDLYAFLKFAAVTVVIYPLLPDRNFHGVNPKEVWTMVVVISSIDFLGYVLTKLIGKRGILVAGFVGGLVSSTAVTATFSPLARLNPSLTREYGAGIVGASAIMFPRMTLLAAIISPYFAKFLLIPSMVAFAFGMLFAYRLTSGKGAEETQVKIENPFELSTAFKFGLFYAFVLFASRNALKYFGNYGLYGVAAISGLADVDPLTLSVSKLYASASVALLPAIIAVLLSAFVNTLFKWFLTLSMGTKELFKVTTPGFIALAVGEAVGVALLWMAGFR